The following are from one region of the Sphingomonas oryzagri genome:
- a CDS encoding SDR family NAD(P)-dependent oxidoreductase, whose amino-acid sequence MAGRFAGKSVLVTGAGSGIGRATARLFASEGAKVLAVDVTDGVEETAAGHDGIFAMRGDAGSEADVTAMIAAAIEKQGGIDVIFANAGISGGLPGILDQSVEDWQALLQVNLIGPFLAIKHGAKAMLDAGKPGAIVCTASVAGLRAGAGGPAYSASKAGVINLVQTAAQQLSGSGIRVNAVCPGLIETGMTQPFYDLARAKGKGDQLGMLNPLKRGGEPIEIATAVAFLASDEASYVNGHALVVDAGLSSSHPFARPRGIGETTF is encoded by the coding sequence ATGGCGGGACGGTTCGCAGGGAAGAGCGTCCTCGTCACCGGCGCCGGATCGGGCATCGGCCGCGCCACCGCACGGCTGTTCGCCAGCGAAGGCGCGAAGGTGCTGGCGGTCGACGTGACCGACGGCGTCGAGGAGACCGCCGCCGGGCATGACGGCATCTTCGCAATGCGCGGCGACGCGGGCAGCGAGGCCGACGTCACCGCGATGATCGCGGCGGCGATCGAAAAGCAGGGCGGGATCGACGTGATCTTCGCCAATGCCGGGATCAGCGGCGGCCTGCCCGGCATCCTCGATCAGAGTGTCGAGGATTGGCAGGCGCTGTTGCAAGTCAATTTGATCGGCCCGTTCCTTGCGATCAAGCATGGCGCGAAGGCGATGCTCGATGCCGGAAAACCTGGCGCGATCGTCTGCACCGCCTCGGTCGCGGGCTTGCGAGCCGGCGCCGGCGGGCCGGCTTATTCTGCTTCCAAGGCGGGGGTTATCAACCTCGTGCAGACGGCGGCGCAGCAACTCAGCGGATCGGGCATCCGGGTCAACGCGGTCTGCCCCGGCCTGATCGAGACGGGCATGACCCAGCCCTTCTACGACCTCGCCCGCGCCAAGGGGAAAGGCGATCAGCTGGGGATGCTCAACCCCCTCAAGCGCGGCGGCGAGCCGATCGAGATCGCCACCGCCGTCGCCTTCCTCGCGTCCGACGAGGCCAGCTACGTCAACGGTCATGCGCTGGTCGTCGATGCCGGCCTCTCCTCCTCCCATCCCTTCGCCCGGCCGCGCGGCATCGGCGAAACGACCTTCTGA
- a CDS encoding acyl-CoA dehydrogenase family protein translates to MDFTLTERERHFQGHVRDFMNAQVRPRLAECARELETGDRWTPLETIETLKPKARAAGLWNLFMPPASGHAHVDDSFAFEGTQLSNLEYALCAEEMGRIVWASEVFNCSAPDTGNMEVLHRYGTREQKDRWLKPLMAGEIRSAFLMTEPEVASSDATNIRTSIVRDGDHYVINGRKWWSSGMGDPRAKLAIVMGKTNPDAQAHAQQAMILVDVDTPGVKVERLLSVYGYDHAPHGHAEVTLTDVRVPAENLLLGEGRGFEIAQGRLGPGRIHHCMRTIGAAEEALEAMARRLMSRTAFGKRIAEHSIWEERLARARIDIEMTRLLCLKAADMMDRAGNKAARNEIAMIKVQAPMMALKIIDDAVQAHGGGGVSGDFQLAADWANIRTLRLADGPDEVHARAIARAELGKYRDAAR, encoded by the coding sequence ATGGACTTTACGCTCACCGAGCGAGAGCGGCACTTCCAGGGCCACGTCCGCGATTTCATGAATGCGCAGGTCCGCCCACGTCTCGCCGAATGTGCGCGCGAACTGGAAACCGGCGATCGCTGGACGCCGCTGGAGACGATCGAAACGCTCAAGCCAAAGGCCAGGGCGGCTGGTCTATGGAACCTGTTCATGCCGCCCGCCTCCGGCCACGCGCATGTCGATGACAGCTTCGCCTTCGAGGGCACCCAGCTCAGCAATCTGGAATACGCGCTGTGCGCCGAGGAGATGGGGCGCATCGTCTGGGCATCCGAGGTGTTCAACTGCTCGGCGCCCGATACCGGCAACATGGAGGTACTCCACCGCTACGGCACGCGGGAGCAGAAGGATCGTTGGCTGAAGCCGCTGATGGCGGGCGAGATCCGTTCCGCTTTCCTGATGACCGAGCCGGAGGTCGCCTCGTCCGATGCCACCAACATCCGCACCTCGATCGTGCGCGACGGCGATCATTATGTGATCAACGGGCGCAAATGGTGGTCTTCGGGCATGGGCGATCCGCGCGCGAAGCTCGCGATAGTCATGGGCAAGACCAACCCGGACGCACAGGCTCATGCCCAGCAGGCGATGATCCTTGTCGATGTCGATACGCCCGGCGTGAAGGTCGAGCGGCTGCTGTCGGTCTACGGCTACGATCACGCGCCGCACGGCCATGCCGAGGTGACGCTCACCGACGTGCGCGTGCCGGCGGAAAATCTCCTGCTCGGCGAGGGGCGCGGCTTCGAGATCGCGCAGGGACGGCTCGGGCCGGGGCGCATCCACCACTGTATGCGCACGATCGGCGCGGCCGAGGAGGCGCTGGAGGCGATGGCGCGGCGGCTGATGTCTCGCACCGCCTTCGGCAAGCGTATCGCCGAGCACAGCATATGGGAGGAGCGCCTCGCCCGCGCCCGCATCGACATAGAGATGACCCGCCTGCTCTGCCTCAAGGCTGCCGACATGATGGACCGCGCCGGCAACAAGGCGGCCCGCAACGAGATAGCGATGATCAAGGTGCAGGCGCCGATGATGGCGCTCAAGATCATCGACGATGCGGTGCAGGCACATGGCGGCGGCGGCGTCTCGGGCGATTTCCAGCTGGCGGCGGACTGGGCGAACATCCGCACGCTGCGCCTCGCCGACGGGCCGGACGAGGTCCACGCCCGCGCCATCGCCCGCGCCGAACTCGGCAAGTATCGGGACGCCGCCCGGTGA
- a CDS encoding 3-hydroxyacyl-CoA dehydrogenase NAD-binding domain-containing protein, producing the protein MIETKQHDDVLEIVMTNPPVNALGAGVRTGLSEAIAKAQANPAVKAIVIRGGGKMFSGGADITEFGKPPVGPMLPEVVDAIEASDKPVVAAIHGMALGGGLEVALGAHYRIAAPKAKLGLPEVLLGILPGAGGTQRLPRLIGAEAALGMIVSGSPIPATKAAQAGLIDRLAESDETLGDEAIAFARTLDAPRRTGDRTVSADAGVFEKFAADNARKIKGLDAPKACIEAVKAATELPLDQGQQKERALFMQLVTGEQSKALRHVFFAERTAAKIDGLPRDIQLRPIRQVGVIGAGTMGGGISMNFLSAGIPVTIVEMAQEALDRGTGVMRKNYEATAAKGRLTPEQVEKAMSLLTPTLDFGALAHCDLIIEAVYENMDVKKEIFAKLDGIAKPGAMLASNTSYLSIDEIATATKRPQDVLGLHFFSPANVMKLVEVVRGAKTAPDALATGMALAQKIGKVPVVSGVCYGFIGNRMLIPRQTNANALLLEGATPEQVDRVHTAFGMPMGPFQMADLAGVDIGWHRDPERIESLQDALCAQGRWGQKKQAGFYDYDEKRKPTPSPVVAQIIDDFRAKAGITPRSISDDEIMVRTLYTMVNEGADILAEGIAQRASDIDVVWNYGYGWPRHKGGPMFWADQIGLDTVVDGLKRYETALGGDFTLSPLLAKRAAEGKPLDR; encoded by the coding sequence ATGATCGAGACCAAGCAGCACGACGACGTCCTCGAGATCGTGATGACCAACCCGCCGGTCAACGCGCTCGGCGCGGGCGTCCGCACCGGCTTGTCCGAGGCGATCGCCAAGGCGCAGGCCAATCCGGCAGTGAAGGCGATCGTCATCCGGGGCGGCGGCAAGATGTTCTCGGGCGGCGCCGACATCACCGAATTCGGCAAACCGCCGGTCGGGCCGATGCTGCCCGAGGTTGTCGACGCGATCGAGGCGAGCGACAAGCCCGTCGTCGCGGCGATCCACGGCATGGCGCTGGGCGGCGGGCTGGAGGTGGCGCTGGGCGCGCACTACCGCATCGCCGCGCCCAAGGCGAAGCTGGGCCTGCCCGAGGTGCTGCTCGGCATCCTGCCGGGCGCGGGCGGCACCCAGCGGCTGCCACGTTTGATCGGGGCGGAGGCGGCGCTCGGCATGATCGTCTCGGGATCGCCGATCCCGGCGACCAAGGCGGCGCAGGCCGGCCTGATCGATAGACTGGCGGAGAGCGACGAGACGCTGGGCGATGAGGCGATCGCTTTCGCCCGCACGCTCGACGCGCCGCGCCGCACCGGCGACCGCACCGTCTCGGCGGATGCCGGGGTGTTCGAGAAGTTCGCCGCCGACAACGCGCGCAAGATCAAGGGCCTCGACGCGCCCAAGGCCTGCATCGAGGCGGTGAAGGCGGCGACCGAACTGCCGCTCGATCAGGGGCAGCAGAAGGAACGGGCGCTGTTCATGCAGCTCGTCACCGGCGAGCAGTCCAAGGCGCTGCGCCACGTCTTCTTCGCCGAGCGCACCGCCGCCAAGATCGACGGCCTGCCCAGGGACATCCAGCTCCGCCCGATCAGGCAAGTCGGCGTGATCGGCGCCGGCACGATGGGCGGCGGCATCTCGATGAACTTCCTGTCGGCGGGCATCCCGGTCACCATCGTCGAGATGGCGCAGGAGGCGCTGGATCGCGGCACCGGCGTCATGCGCAAGAATTACGAGGCGACCGCCGCCAAGGGCCGCCTGACGCCCGAGCAGGTGGAAAAGGCGATGAGCCTGCTCACCCCGACGCTCGATTTCGGCGCGCTCGCGCACTGCGATCTGATCATCGAGGCGGTCTACGAGAATATGGACGTGAAAAAGGAGATCTTCGCCAAGCTCGACGGCATCGCCAAGCCGGGCGCGATGCTCGCGTCGAACACCTCCTATCTCTCGATCGACGAAATCGCGACCGCCACCAAGCGCCCGCAGGACGTGCTCGGCCTCCACTTCTTCTCGCCCGCCAACGTGATGAAGCTGGTCGAGGTGGTGCGGGGCGCGAAGACGGCGCCCGATGCGCTGGCAACCGGCATGGCGCTCGCGCAGAAGATCGGCAAGGTGCCGGTCGTCTCCGGCGTCTGCTACGGCTTCATCGGCAACCGCATGCTGATCCCGCGCCAGACCAACGCCAACGCGCTGCTGCTGGAGGGCGCCACGCCCGAGCAGGTCGATCGCGTGCATACCGCCTTCGGCATGCCGATGGGGCCGTTCCAGATGGCCGACCTCGCCGGTGTCGACATCGGCTGGCACCGCGATCCCGAGCGGATCGAGAGCCTGCAGGATGCGCTCTGCGCGCAAGGCCGCTGGGGCCAGAAGAAGCAGGCCGGCTTCTACGATTACGACGAGAAACGGAAGCCGACGCCGTCGCCCGTCGTCGCGCAGATCATCGACGATTTCCGCGCGAAGGCCGGGATCACGCCGCGCAGCATTTCGGACGACGAGATCATGGTCCGTACGCTCTACACGATGGTCAACGAAGGGGCCGACATCCTCGCCGAGGGCATCGCCCAGCGCGCGTCGGATATCGATGTCGTGTGGAATTACGGCTATGGCTGGCCGCGCCACAAGGGCGGCCCGATGTTCTGGGCGGACCAGATCGGGCTCGACACCGTGGTCGACGGGCTGAAGCGCTACGAGACTGCGCTGGGCGGGGATTTTACCCTCTCGCCGTTGCTCGCGAAGCGCGCCGCCGAAGGCAAGCCGCTCGACCGGTAA
- a CDS encoding SDR family NAD(P)-dependent oxidoreductase: MDLFDLSGKIAIITGSSRGIGRAIAEAYADAGAKVVISSRKQPACEEVADAINAKHGEERAVAVAASISDKAALEALVAETRQRFGQIDILVCNAASNPYYGPMAGISDEQFRKIFDNNVLANHWLVSMVAPEMIERKDGAIVIVSSIGGLIGSDVIGAYNVSKAADFQLVRNLAIEFGKHNVRVNAIAPGVIRTDFAKALWEDPKAEAALKRVTPLGRIGEPDEIAGAAVFLASKAGSYVTGQGIVVDGGTTIKGGL; this comes from the coding sequence ATGGATTTGTTCGATCTGAGCGGCAAGATCGCGATCATCACCGGATCCTCGCGCGGTATCGGGCGCGCCATTGCCGAGGCATATGCCGATGCCGGCGCGAAGGTGGTGATCTCCAGCCGAAAGCAGCCGGCCTGCGAGGAAGTCGCTGACGCGATCAACGCGAAGCATGGCGAGGAACGCGCTGTCGCCGTCGCAGCTAGCATCTCGGACAAGGCGGCGCTGGAGGCGCTGGTCGCAGAGACCCGCCAGCGCTTCGGGCAGATCGACATCCTCGTCTGCAATGCCGCATCCAATCCCTATTACGGGCCGATGGCGGGGATCAGCGACGAGCAGTTCCGCAAGATCTTCGACAACAACGTGCTCGCCAATCACTGGCTGGTCAGCATGGTCGCGCCCGAGATGATCGAGCGCAAGGACGGCGCGATCGTCATCGTCTCGTCGATCGGCGGTCTGATCGGATCGGACGTGATCGGCGCCTACAACGTCTCAAAGGCGGCGGACTTCCAGCTGGTCCGCAACCTCGCGATCGAGTTCGGCAAGCACAATGTCCGCGTCAACGCGATCGCGCCGGGCGTCATCCGCACCGATTTCGCCAAGGCTTTGTGGGAGGATCCCAAGGCCGAGGCGGCGCTCAAGCGCGTGACCCCGCTCGGCCGCATCGGCGAGCCGGACGAGATCGCCGGCGCGGCGGTGTTCCTCGCCTCCAAGGCGGGGTCCTATGTCACCGGGCAGGGCATCGTCGTCGATGGCGGCACGACCATCAAGGGCGGCCTGTGA
- a CDS encoding phosphotransferase family protein, which produces MSDLDDLALKVWLDRTLPDFDGAVAIEKFPGGQSNPTYRIATSAGHFVLRRKPFGQLLPSAHAVEREYRLLAALHPTGFPVPRPIALCEDAGVIGAAFYLMELVEGRTLWDGTLPDIAKADRRAYYEAMIDTLAALHAVDHETVGLGDFGPPGNYFERQVQRWTKQYRASQTDDIPEVEKLIEWLPRTLPAQTRTSIIHGDYRIDNLIYAADAPKVAAVLDWELTTIGDPLADFTYLAMNWAMPRDGRSGLAGVDLDAEGLPPLDAMVERYCTASGRDGLPDLHWYFAYNLFRLIGIVQGIKKRMIDGNASSSRAADTVAKLGLLTQAAWAEARKAGATD; this is translated from the coding sequence GTGAGCGATCTCGACGATCTGGCGCTGAAGGTCTGGCTCGACCGAACGCTGCCCGATTTCGACGGCGCGGTTGCGATCGAGAAATTCCCTGGCGGCCAGTCCAATCCAACCTACAGGATTGCGACGTCGGCCGGCCATTTCGTCCTGCGCCGCAAACCGTTCGGCCAACTGCTCCCGTCGGCTCATGCTGTCGAACGGGAATACCGCCTGCTGGCCGCGCTGCACCCGACCGGCTTTCCGGTACCCCGCCCGATCGCACTGTGCGAGGACGCGGGCGTGATCGGTGCCGCCTTCTACCTGATGGAACTTGTAGAGGGCCGCACCCTGTGGGACGGCACCCTGCCCGATATCGCGAAGGCCGACCGCCGCGCTTATTACGAGGCGATGATCGATACACTGGCGGCGCTCCACGCGGTCGATCACGAGACGGTCGGACTTGGTGATTTTGGCCCGCCGGGCAATTATTTCGAGCGGCAGGTCCAGCGCTGGACCAAGCAATATCGCGCCTCGCAGACCGACGACATCCCGGAGGTCGAGAAGCTGATCGAGTGGCTGCCCCGCACCCTGCCGGCGCAGACCCGCACCTCGATCATTCACGGCGACTACCGGATCGACAACCTGATCTACGCGGCGGACGCGCCCAAGGTGGCGGCGGTGCTGGACTGGGAGCTGACCACGATCGGCGATCCGCTCGCCGACTTCACCTACCTCGCGATGAACTGGGCGATGCCGCGCGACGGGCGCTCCGGCCTCGCCGGCGTAGATCTGGATGCCGAGGGCCTGCCGCCGCTTGATGCGATGGTGGAGCGGTACTGCACGGCGAGCGGGCGCGACGGGCTGCCCGATCTGCACTGGTATTTCGCCTACAATCTGTTCCGGCTGATCGGCATCGTCCAGGGCATCAAGAAGCGCATGATCGACGGCAATGCCTCGAGCAGCAGGGCAGCCGATACCGTCGCCAAGCTAGGGCTGCTGACCCAGGCCGCCTGGGCCGAGGCCCGCAAGGCCGGTGCAACCGACTAA
- a CDS encoding TetR/AcrR family transcriptional regulator, with protein sequence MRVSVATNDDVETGIPAPDQASRYERQKQRIVDAATILLNRKGMRGMTLAEVAGELGLTTTSVTYYFRRKDQLLAAIFDDALARLEVMVHSAAAEPTPRACVERYIALYFDEFAQAQREGGRPIANLSEMRSMDEEARGRLVARYRAVMREVRGFFGPPRDEAHKRLLTARAHILNEALFWQYTWLGQFAIGDLPNVRRRFFHILDGGITTPGTPWDVRVVEPDPVTEPGEQESFLRVAIRLINDTGYRGASVKRIMAELNRTKGSFYHHLDAKDDLIVSCWRISRRRLADLRAKAYREHDSPWRRISTTVTSALALQLANEFPLLRVTAYQAMPPAVRDLAFLQAERFALAVMGALVEAMGEGTVRPVDPLIAAHLLLASINAAHDLQGAGDGQSIDEAIATYEAVLGDGLFDPE encoded by the coding sequence ATGCGCGTTTCCGTGGCCACCAACGACGATGTCGAGACCGGGATCCCGGCTCCCGATCAAGCCAGCCGCTATGAGAGGCAGAAACAGCGGATCGTCGATGCCGCGACCATCCTGCTCAACCGAAAAGGTATGCGTGGCATGACGCTGGCGGAGGTGGCGGGCGAACTCGGCCTCACCACGACCAGCGTGACCTATTATTTCCGCCGCAAGGATCAGTTGCTCGCCGCCATCTTCGACGATGCGCTGGCGCGATTGGAGGTCATGGTCCACTCAGCGGCCGCCGAACCCACGCCCCGCGCCTGTGTCGAGCGCTACATAGCGCTTTACTTTGACGAGTTCGCGCAGGCGCAGCGGGAGGGTGGTCGTCCGATCGCCAACCTCTCCGAGATGCGATCGATGGATGAGGAGGCGCGCGGTCGCCTGGTCGCCCGATACCGCGCCGTCATGCGGGAGGTTCGGGGCTTCTTCGGCCCGCCGCGTGATGAGGCGCACAAGCGCCTGCTTACCGCACGCGCCCACATCCTCAACGAGGCGCTGTTCTGGCAATATACCTGGCTTGGTCAGTTCGCGATCGGCGATCTTCCCAACGTCCGCCGGCGCTTCTTCCATATCCTCGACGGCGGCATCACGACGCCCGGCACGCCGTGGGATGTCCGCGTGGTGGAACCCGATCCGGTCACCGAGCCGGGCGAGCAGGAGAGTTTTCTGCGGGTCGCCATCCGGCTGATCAACGACACCGGTTATCGCGGCGCTTCGGTCAAGCGGATCATGGCCGAACTCAATCGGACCAAGGGCAGCTTCTACCACCACCTGGATGCCAAGGACGATCTGATCGTCTCCTGCTGGCGGATCAGCCGCCGCCGCCTGGCGGATTTACGAGCCAAGGCGTACCGCGAGCATGACTCGCCGTGGCGGCGTATCTCGACCACCGTCACCTCGGCACTGGCTCTCCAGCTTGCCAACGAATTCCCGCTGCTGCGCGTCACGGCCTATCAGGCGATGCCGCCGGCCGTACGCGATCTGGCCTTTCTGCAGGCGGAGCGCTTCGCGCTGGCCGTGATGGGGGCGCTCGTAGAGGCGATGGGCGAGGGGACGGTGCGGCCGGTCGATCCGCTGATCGCCGCGCACCTGCTGCTGGCTTCGATCAACGCGGCCCACGATCTTCAGGGCGCGGGCGATGGCCAGTCGATCGACGAGGCCATCGCCACCTACGAAGCCGTGCTGGGCGACGGCCTCTTCGATCCGGAATAG
- a CDS encoding acyl-CoA thioesterase — MSRAPLRPRSAYRHWTPITTRWHDNDVYGHVNNTVYYGWFDTAVNAWLVETELLDVEAGDPIGLVVETGCRYAASLAFPQKVEVGLAVAKLGTSSVTYHLGIFAEGAADAAAEGHFTHVYVGRDSRRPVPLPADWRDMLERLI, encoded by the coding sequence ATGAGCCGCGCACCGCTCCGCCCCCGCTCGGCCTATCGACACTGGACACCGATCACGACGCGCTGGCACGACAACGACGTCTACGGCCACGTCAACAACACGGTCTATTATGGGTGGTTCGATACGGCGGTGAACGCATGGCTCGTCGAGACCGAACTGCTCGATGTCGAGGCAGGCGATCCGATCGGTCTGGTCGTCGAAACGGGGTGCCGCTACGCCGCGTCCCTGGCCTTCCCGCAGAAGGTCGAGGTCGGGCTGGCCGTGGCGAAGCTCGGCACCTCCAGCGTCACCTATCATCTCGGCATCTTCGCGGAAGGTGCGGCCGATGCCGCCGCCGAAGGCCATTTCACCCACGTCTATGTCGGCCGCGACAGCCGCCGCCCCGTTCCCCTGCCCGCCGACTGGCGGGACATGCTCGAAAGGCTGATCTGA
- a CDS encoding iron-containing alcohol dehydrogenase, translating into MEGFAFHYGPRLLAGEGASARIGDLIPDGPALFVTDAQVVKLGLSDAALAGLREGGREIALFDAVEADPSRATLEAVVAAGRSRHVESVVGFGGGSPMDVAKLAAYLLGSEDDLDAIWGVGKARGTGLPLVLVPTTAGTGSEATPVSIITLPGDEKRGVSSTALIADHAVLDPLLTLGLPRPVTAATGMDAMVHAIEAYTSAHLKNPLSDILAREALRLLAGNLLTVCETPGDVAARSAMLLGAHLAGVSFANAPVAGVHALAYPLGGRFHVPHGLSNVLMLPHVLGFNMGAALPLYAELGPIVDPALEGLGSQAQAAGLVEALRRMSVEAGMPQHLRDVGVSAADLDTLAADAMLQERLLRNNPCPIALQDARLLYEAAL; encoded by the coding sequence GTGGAGGGCTTCGCCTTCCACTACGGCCCGCGCCTGCTGGCGGGAGAAGGGGCATCAGCGCGGATCGGTGACCTGATCCCCGACGGGCCGGCGCTGTTCGTCACCGACGCCCAGGTCGTGAAGCTCGGCCTCTCGGACGCCGCGCTCGCAGGGTTGCGCGAGGGTGGGCGCGAGATCGCGCTGTTCGATGCGGTCGAGGCCGATCCGTCCCGAGCCACGCTGGAGGCGGTGGTCGCGGCGGGGCGGAGCCGCCATGTCGAAAGCGTGGTCGGCTTCGGCGGCGGCAGCCCGATGGATGTCGCCAAGCTCGCAGCCTACCTGCTCGGGTCGGAAGATGACCTCGATGCGATATGGGGCGTCGGCAAGGCGCGTGGCACCGGCTTGCCGCTGGTGCTGGTGCCGACGACGGCTGGCACCGGATCGGAAGCGACACCGGTTTCGATCATCACGCTACCGGGTGACGAGAAGCGCGGCGTCTCGTCGACGGCGCTGATCGCCGACCATGCCGTGCTCGATCCGCTGCTGACGCTCGGCCTGCCCCGCCCCGTCACCGCCGCCACCGGAATGGACGCGATGGTCCATGCGATCGAAGCCTATACCTCGGCGCACCTCAAGAATCCGCTGTCGGACATACTCGCGCGCGAGGCGCTGCGCCTGCTGGCGGGCAATCTTCTGACCGTCTGCGAAACTCCCGGCGATGTCGCGGCGCGATCGGCGATGCTGCTTGGCGCGCATCTCGCCGGCGTCTCCTTCGCGAACGCGCCTGTGGCGGGCGTGCACGCCCTCGCCTATCCGCTTGGCGGCCGTTTCCACGTACCGCATGGCCTCTCCAACGTGCTGATGCTGCCCCATGTGCTGGGCTTCAACATGGGCGCCGCATTGCCGCTCTATGCCGAACTTGGCCCCATTGTCGATCCGGCGCTTGAGGGCCTTGGCAGTCAGGCACAGGCCGCAGGACTCGTCGAGGCGCTGCGCCGCATGTCGGTGGAGGCCGGGATGCCGCAACATTTGCGGGACGTCGGTGTCAGCGCCGCCGATCTGGATACGCTCGCCGCCGATGCCATGTTGCAGGAGCGATTGCTGCGCAACAATCCATGCCCGATCGCGCTGCAAGACGCGCGCCTGCTCTACGAGGCGGCGCTATGA
- a CDS encoding fatty acid--CoA ligase, whose protein sequence is MPLRFAEPAPEAYQFPLTIRHLLDSAMMTAPDQEIVYRDQSSYTYREFFGRIGRLASLLEGVGAEQGMTVAVMDWDSHRYLEAYFAVPMMGSVLMMVNVRLPPPQVAYTLNHARAEILLVHRDFFPLVEAILPSLPHVKAVIAIMDGTEGALPSYATGEYEALSAAASPDYPFEDFDENAVATTFYTTGTTGNPKGVTFTHRQLVLHTLVANGPGGGSKAAPGFGYGDVYMPLTPMFHVHAWGVPYIATMLGLKQVYPGRYEPDLLCRLATDHKVTYSHCVPTILQMIFQAADQTGKDLTGWKLTIGGSAMSKALCSEARRRGMEVLSGYGMSETCPMVSMARPDAGETDEDRIVAQLTTSGVTVPLVTAQIVDDAMNVLPRDGKARGELVLRAPWLTPCYTGDAKASETLWHGGWLHTQDIATIDPDGTITIRDRLKDVIKTGGEWIDSIHLEELVATAEGVAEASVVAIPDAKWGERPLAVVVPKPGATITLDALNAPVEAAIAEGAITRYARLERFEIVAQLPRTSVGKIDKKAMRASYAEAPQAAVA, encoded by the coding sequence ATGCCCCTTCGCTTCGCCGAGCCGGCGCCCGAGGCCTACCAGTTCCCGCTGACCATCCGCCACCTGCTCGACAGCGCGATGATGACCGCGCCCGATCAGGAGATCGTCTATCGCGACCAATCCAGCTACACCTATCGCGAGTTCTTCGGCCGCATCGGCCGGCTCGCCTCGCTGCTGGAGGGCGTCGGCGCCGAACAGGGCATGACGGTCGCGGTGATGGACTGGGACAGCCATCGCTATCTCGAGGCCTATTTCGCGGTGCCGATGATGGGATCGGTGCTGATGATGGTGAACGTGCGCCTTCCCCCGCCGCAAGTCGCGTACACGCTCAACCACGCCAGGGCCGAGATCCTGCTCGTCCACCGCGACTTCTTCCCGCTGGTGGAGGCGATCTTGCCGTCGCTGCCGCATGTGAAGGCGGTGATCGCGATCATGGACGGGACGGAGGGTGCTTTGCCGTCTTATGCCACCGGCGAATATGAGGCGCTGTCGGCCGCGGCCTCGCCCGATTATCCGTTCGAGGATTTCGACGAGAATGCCGTCGCCACCACCTTCTACACCACCGGCACCACCGGCAATCCCAAGGGTGTGACCTTCACCCACCGGCAGCTGGTGCTGCATACGCTGGTGGCCAACGGGCCGGGCGGCGGATCCAAGGCGGCGCCGGGCTTCGGCTATGGCGATGTCTACATGCCGTTGACGCCGATGTTCCACGTCCATGCCTGGGGCGTGCCCTATATCGCGACGATGCTGGGGCTGAAGCAGGTCTATCCCGGCCGTTACGAGCCGGACCTGCTGTGCCGCCTCGCGACCGATCACAAGGTCACCTACTCGCATTGCGTGCCGACCATCCTGCAGATGATCTTCCAGGCCGCCGACCAGACCGGCAAGGATCTTACCGGCTGGAAGCTGACGATCGGCGGGTCGGCGATGAGCAAGGCGCTCTGCTCCGAAGCGCGGCGCCGCGGCATGGAGGTGCTATCGGGTTACGGCATGTCGGAAACCTGCCCGATGGTGTCCATGGCCCGTCCGGATGCAGGCGAGACCGACGAAGACAGGATCGTCGCCCAGCTCACCACCTCGGGCGTCACTGTGCCGCTCGTCACCGCGCAGATCGTCGACGACGCGATGAACGTGTTGCCGCGCGACGGCAAGGCTCGCGGCGAGCTGGTGCTGCGCGCGCCGTGGCTCACCCCCTGCTACACCGGCGATGCGAAAGCGAGCGAGACGCTGTGGCACGGCGGCTGGCTGCACACGCAGGACATCGCCACGATCGACCCCGACGGCACGATCACCATCCGCGATCGCCTCAAGGACGTGATCAAGACCGGTGGCGAATGGATCGATTCCATCCACCTCGAGGAACTGGTCGCCACCGCCGAGGGCGTCGCCGAAGCCTCCGTCGTCGCGATCCCCGATGCGAAGTGGGGCGAGCGGCCGCTGGCGGTGGTGGTGCCCAAACCGGGAGCCACGATTACGCTGGACGCGCTCAACGCCCCCGTCGAGGCGGCGATCGCCGAGGGGGCGATCACCCGCTACGCCCGGCTGGAGCGCTTCGAGATCGTTGCCCAGCTGCCGCGTACCAGCGTCGGCAAGATCGACAAGAAGGCGATGCGCGCCTCCTATGCCGAGGCCCCGCAGGCAGCGGTAGCCTGA